The Noviherbaspirillum saxi genome includes a window with the following:
- a CDS encoding peptidase, producing the protein MTYCVAMRLEAGLVFLSDSRTNAGVDQVSTFRKMTVFENPGDRMLVLMSAGNLSISQSVRQIIADRSAVGGRSIWTASTMDEAAQIVGEAVRTVYERDAKSLREFGIDFNVSLIFGGQIKGERCRLFQVYSAGNFIESHNENTYFQIGEAKYGKPIIDRVISTTTPLDEAAKCALISMDSTLRSNVSVGLPLDLLIYEADKFSVTRFVTIDEKNQYFHMIRTTWGKQLKAVFEGIDDPVWNAATDTSPNALSTMESRSQPVRVAPPAAIAAPNADPAPLQTLAEQNRPRQQH; encoded by the coding sequence ATGACTTACTGCGTCGCCATGCGCCTCGAAGCGGGGCTGGTTTTCCTGTCCGATTCCCGTACCAATGCGGGCGTGGACCAAGTGAGCACCTTCCGCAAGATGACGGTGTTTGAAAACCCCGGCGACCGTATGCTGGTGCTGATGAGCGCCGGGAACTTGTCCATTTCGCAATCGGTGCGCCAGATCATCGCGGATCGCAGCGCTGTCGGCGGCAGAAGCATCTGGACCGCGTCGACCATGGATGAAGCGGCACAGATCGTTGGCGAAGCGGTGCGAACCGTCTATGAACGGGATGCCAAGTCATTGCGCGAATTCGGCATCGACTTCAATGTCAGCCTGATTTTCGGCGGCCAGATCAAGGGCGAGCGCTGCCGCCTGTTCCAAGTGTACTCGGCCGGCAATTTCATCGAATCGCATAACGAAAATACCTATTTTCAGATCGGCGAAGCCAAATACGGCAAGCCCATCATCGATCGCGTGATCAGTACCACCACGCCGCTCGATGAAGCGGCGAAATGCGCGCTGATTTCCATGGATTCGACACTGCGCTCGAACGTCTCGGTCGGACTACCACTGGATCTGCTGATCTACGAGGCGGACAAGTTTTCCGTGACCCGCTTTGTGACAATCGATGAAAAGAACCAGTATTTCCACATGATTCGCACCACCTGGGGCAAACAGCTCAAGGCGGTTTTCGAAGGTATTGACGACCCGGTATGGAATGCGGCGACCGATACGTCGCCGAATGCGCTTTCCACCATGGAGTCGCGCAGCCAGCCGGTTCGTGTCGCGCCACCGGCCGCCATCGCCGCGCCGAATGCCGATCCGGCGCCGCTGCAGACTTTGGCCGAGCAGAATCGGCCGCGACAACAGCACTGA
- a CDS encoding transglutaminase family protein codes for MPLSIRHETVYHYTAPLNYTIQQLRLTPRVEPHQRLLSWNISSTGRMHDFADAFGNRCHMLTICGRHDEVRIVASGTVDVAALDRGRLATPVDFSPLVFTVPTRLTEADAALTEFAHTRLRTGAGANSMLLLELADAIQDAVLYQTGATVVTSTAAEALRLKQGVCQDHAHLFLACCHVHGIPARYVSGYIDPGDSSHAESHAWVDVWVDEDGFSGWVSIDVTHARFTDASHCRLGIGRDYDSAAPIRGVRRGGGNESLSVRVEVLYQS; via the coding sequence ATGCCACTTTCCATACGCCATGAGACGGTGTACCACTACACGGCGCCGCTCAATTACACCATTCAGCAGCTGCGGCTGACACCGCGCGTGGAACCGCATCAGCGCCTGCTGTCCTGGAACATCAGCAGCACCGGCCGGATGCACGACTTCGCAGACGCTTTCGGCAATCGATGCCATATGCTGACCATCTGCGGCCGGCATGATGAAGTGCGTATCGTCGCGTCCGGCACGGTTGACGTTGCCGCGCTGGATCGCGGCCGGCTTGCGACACCGGTCGATTTCTCGCCGCTGGTATTTACGGTGCCGACCCGCCTGACGGAAGCCGATGCGGCGCTGACGGAATTTGCGCATACGCGCTTGCGGACCGGTGCAGGCGCAAACAGCATGCTGTTGCTCGAACTTGCCGATGCCATCCAGGATGCGGTGCTGTATCAGACCGGAGCCACCGTGGTGACCTCGACCGCGGCAGAAGCCTTGCGTCTGAAACAAGGCGTCTGCCAGGACCACGCCCATCTTTTCCTGGCCTGCTGCCACGTGCACGGCATTCCTGCCCGTTATGTATCCGGCTACATCGATCCCGGCGACTCGTCACATGCGGAAAGCCATGCCTGGGTCGATGTGTGGGTAGATGAAGACGGGTTTTCCGGATGGGTAAGCATCGATGTGACGCATGCGCGCTTCACAGATGCATCGCATTGTCGGCTTGGCATCGGGCGAGACTATGATTCGGCGGCGCCGATCCGTGGCGTGCGGCGCGGCGGCGGCAATGAATCGCTCAGTGTCCGGGTTGAGGTCTTATACCAATCCTGA
- a CDS encoding alpha-E domain-containing protein yields MLSRTADHLFWMARYTERAENTARMLDVNVQTALLPQSAEAAEQGWRAMLGISELLSEFDHKYGLLTPKDVLDFMVRDPDNPSSIVSCLTQARENARAVRGTLTTEVWETQNATYLDLQSKLRNGWLENDPSQFFEWVKYRSHLSRGVTIGTMLKDEAFYFIRLGTFLERADNTARILDVKFHGTQSTTETDAHPEEEAQRDFYYWAAILRSVSAFEIYRKVYRDVITPERVAELLMLRGDMPRSLLACLEEVVNNLQHVHNDVSSDTERFAGRLHAELKFGNIQEILKAGLHDYLTQFLERVYELGNRVSRDFLVPLAA; encoded by the coding sequence ATGCTGAGTCGCACCGCAGACCATTTATTCTGGATGGCCCGCTATACCGAACGTGCGGAAAACACCGCACGCATGCTGGACGTGAATGTGCAGACCGCGCTGCTGCCGCAATCGGCCGAAGCGGCTGAACAGGGCTGGCGCGCCATGCTCGGCATTTCTGAATTGCTGAGTGAATTCGACCACAAATACGGATTGCTCACGCCAAAGGACGTGCTCGACTTCATGGTGCGCGATCCGGACAATCCTTCATCCATCGTTTCATGCCTGACCCAGGCCCGGGAAAATGCGCGCGCGGTGCGCGGCACGCTGACCACCGAAGTCTGGGAAACCCAGAACGCCACTTATCTCGACCTGCAGAGCAAACTGCGCAACGGCTGGCTGGAAAACGACCCGAGCCAGTTCTTTGAATGGGTGAAATATCGCTCGCACCTGTCGCGCGGCGTGACGATAGGCACCATGCTCAAGGACGAGGCCTTTTATTTCATCCGGCTCGGCACCTTTCTTGAAAGGGCCGACAACACGGCGCGTATTCTCGATGTCAAGTTTCACGGCACCCAGTCGACCACCGAAACCGATGCGCATCCAGAAGAAGAAGCGCAACGGGATTTTTATTATTGGGCAGCGATCCTGCGCTCTGTCTCGGCCTTTGAAATTTACCGCAAGGTATACCGTGACGTGATCACACCCGAGCGCGTAGCCGAACTGCTGATGCTGCGCGGCGATATGCCGCGTTCGCTGCTCGCCTGCCTGGAAGAAGTCGTCAACAATCTGCAGCATGTTCACAACGATGTATCGTCCGATACCGAGCGGTTTGCCGGACGCCTGCATGCAGAACTGAAGTTCGGCAATATTCAGGAAATCCTGAAAGCAGGCCTGCATGATTATCTGACGCAATTTCTGGAGCGCGTGTACGAATTGGGCAATCGTGTCAGCCGCGATTTCCTCGTTCCGCTGGCCGCCTGA
- a CDS encoding circularly permuted type 2 ATP-grasp protein has translation MPNFFDEMYADEASVRTHYRRFQDWLSTQPPEVIDRKRTEADFIFRRVGITFAVYGNDAGTERLIPFDIIPRIIPAKEWAQLEAGLVQRVKALNMFIHDIYHDQNIVKAGVVPAEQIFRNAQYRPEMQGISVVSDIYAHIAGVDIVRAGEGEFYVLEDNLRVPSGVSYMLEDRKMMMRLFPELFAHYKIAPVAHYPDMLLDNLRSVAPVGVSDPTVVVMTPGMYNSAYFEHAFLAQQMGVELVEGKDLFVDDNAVYMRTTRGPKRIDVIYRRIDDDFLDPLAFRPDSSLGVPGLLSVYRAGRVTLANAIGTGVADDKSIYPYVPNMIKFYLSEDPILNNVPTYQCRKQEDLQYTLDNLPELVVKEVHGAGGYGMLVGPASTKAEIEAFRQRLLAKPDGYIAQPTLALSACPTYVDAGIAPRHIDLRPFVLSGKTVSMVKGGLTRVALNEGSLVVNSSQGGGTKDTWVLER, from the coding sequence ATGCCGAACTTTTTCGACGAGATGTATGCGGACGAAGCTTCTGTCCGAACCCACTACCGGCGCTTCCAGGACTGGCTGTCGACGCAGCCGCCGGAGGTCATAGACCGCAAGCGTACCGAAGCCGACTTCATATTCCGCCGGGTGGGCATCACGTTTGCGGTCTATGGAAACGACGCCGGCACCGAGCGGCTGATCCCTTTCGACATCATCCCGCGCATCATTCCGGCCAAGGAATGGGCACAGCTGGAAGCCGGCCTGGTGCAACGCGTCAAGGCGTTGAATATGTTTATTCACGATATCTATCATGATCAGAATATCGTGAAGGCGGGGGTGGTACCGGCCGAGCAGATTTTCCGCAATGCCCAATACCGCCCCGAGATGCAGGGTATTTCGGTGGTGTCCGACATCTATGCGCACATTGCCGGCGTCGATATCGTGCGTGCTGGCGAAGGCGAGTTCTACGTGCTGGAAGATAACCTGCGCGTGCCGTCCGGCGTGTCGTACATGCTGGAAGACCGCAAGATGATGATGCGCCTCTTCCCCGAACTGTTCGCGCATTACAAGATCGCGCCGGTCGCGCACTATCCGGACATGCTGCTGGATAACCTGCGTTCGGTCGCGCCGGTCGGCGTGTCAGATCCAACCGTCGTGGTCATGACGCCAGGCATGTACAACTCGGCCTATTTCGAGCATGCCTTCCTGGCGCAGCAAATGGGCGTTGAACTGGTGGAAGGCAAGGACTTGTTCGTCGACGATAATGCAGTCTACATGCGCACCACGCGCGGTCCGAAGCGCATCGATGTGATCTATCGGCGCATCGATGACGACTTCCTCGATCCGCTTGCCTTCCGCCCCGATTCATCGCTGGGCGTGCCGGGACTGCTGTCGGTATATCGCGCCGGACGGGTCACGCTGGCCAATGCGATTGGTACCGGCGTGGCCGATGACAAGTCGATCTATCCCTACGTGCCGAACATGATCAAGTTCTATCTGTCGGAAGATCCCATCCTGAACAATGTGCCGACCTACCAGTGTCGCAAGCAGGAAGACCTGCAGTACACGCTGGACAATCTGCCGGAACTGGTCGTCAAGGAAGTCCATGGCGCAGGCGGCTACGGCATGCTGGTCGGACCGGCATCGACCAAGGCGGAAATCGAAGCGTTCCGGCAGCGCCTGCTTGCCAAGCCGGACGGTTACATCGCACAGCCGACGCTGGCCTTGTCGGCCTGCCCTACCTATGTCGATGCCGGCATCGCGCCGCGCCATATCGACCTGCGCCCTTTCGTGCTATCAGGAAAAACCGTATCCATGGTCAAGGGAGGCCTGACCCGCGTGGCCTTGAACGAAGGCTCGCTGGTGGTCAATTCGTCACAAGGCGGCGGCACCAAGGACACCTGGGTTTTGGAGAGATGA
- a CDS encoding sodium:solute symporter family protein: MPNKSFSRRLSIYYSWYTLGFIVFLIALAILEKEGFPRAWIGYMFMFSTIVLYAGIGVISRTSDVSEYYVAGRRVPPLFNGMATAADWMSAASFISLAGGLYVMGFDGLAYILGWTGGYCLVALLIAPFLNKFGQYTIPDFLAARYTGRYSGNIVRVLAVIATVVVSFTYVVAQIYGVGLITSRFTGVDFSVGIFLGLASILVCSFLGGMRAITWTQVAQYIIIIIAYMIPVMWLSVKHTNVPIPQLAYGSALSKLSEREKELNSDPMEQQVRDIFRQRAAEYDNRLKNLPKSWEDGLVDMQHHVEDLKRSNASLIEIKAAGRTLAAYPRDVAEAERKWREAKAYNLARSEPVVAHETPFPGKTQKASDTKRNNFLALVLCLMMGTAALPHILVRFYTTPTVRQARKSVFWTLFFIMLLYITVPALAVLVKYDIYTSLVGTPFSKLPSWVSYWASVDKINPLVTITDMNRDGIVQLAEIVMDGDIVVLATPEIAGLPYVISGLVAAGGLAAALSTADGLLLTISNALSHDIYYKTVDPTASTQKRVTISKLLLLVVALIAAYAASLKPGDILSMVGAAFSLASSTLFPALVLGVFWKRANQQGAIAGMLVGFAVCVYYMIRTYPALGGSSLNQWFGIAPISAGVFGVPAGFLAIALASLCTAAPDRRTEALVDHIRLP, translated from the coding sequence ATGCCGAATAAATCGTTTTCACGCCGCCTCTCTATCTATTACAGCTGGTACACGCTCGGCTTCATCGTATTCCTGATCGCCTTGGCCATCCTCGAGAAAGAAGGGTTTCCGCGTGCGTGGATAGGCTACATGTTCATGTTCTCGACCATCGTGCTGTATGCCGGGATCGGGGTGATCAGCCGCACCTCGGATGTTTCCGAATACTATGTGGCGGGAAGACGCGTGCCGCCATTATTCAATGGCATGGCAACCGCCGCAGACTGGATGTCGGCAGCCAGCTTCATCAGTCTGGCGGGCGGCCTGTACGTCATGGGTTTCGACGGGCTGGCGTACATCCTGGGCTGGACCGGCGGCTATTGTCTGGTGGCGCTGTTGATTGCCCCCTTCCTCAACAAGTTCGGGCAATACACCATTCCGGACTTTCTCGCGGCGCGTTACACCGGGCGCTATAGCGGCAATATCGTGCGCGTGCTTGCAGTCATTGCAACCGTGGTAGTGTCGTTTACCTATGTGGTTGCGCAAATCTATGGTGTCGGCCTGATTACTTCGCGCTTTACCGGGGTCGATTTTTCGGTGGGCATCTTCCTCGGCCTGGCGAGTATCCTGGTGTGCTCCTTTCTGGGTGGCATGCGGGCGATCACATGGACCCAGGTCGCGCAGTACATCATCATCATCATTGCCTACATGATTCCGGTGATGTGGCTGTCGGTCAAGCATACCAACGTCCCGATTCCGCAGTTGGCCTATGGCTCCGCGCTTTCCAAGCTCAGCGAACGCGAAAAGGAACTCAACAGCGACCCGATGGAACAGCAGGTGCGCGATATCTTCCGTCAACGCGCGGCCGAATATGACAATCGCCTGAAGAACCTGCCCAAATCATGGGAAGACGGCCTGGTCGACATGCAGCACCATGTCGAGGATCTCAAGCGCAGCAATGCGTCGCTGATCGAAATAAAGGCCGCCGGCAGAACGCTGGCGGCGTATCCCCGTGATGTGGCCGAGGCCGAACGCAAATGGCGCGAAGCAAAGGCCTACAACTTGGCGCGCTCGGAACCAGTGGTCGCCCATGAAACGCCCTTTCCCGGAAAGACCCAGAAAGCATCCGATACCAAGCGCAACAACTTCCTGGCGCTGGTCCTGTGCCTGATGATGGGAACGGCCGCCCTGCCCCATATTCTGGTGCGTTTCTATACGACGCCCACGGTGCGGCAGGCACGAAAATCGGTATTCTGGACGCTGTTCTTCATCATGCTGCTGTACATCACGGTGCCGGCGCTGGCGGTGCTGGTGAAATACGATATCTACACTTCGCTGGTTGGCACTCCCTTCTCCAAACTGCCGTCCTGGGTGTCCTACTGGGCGAGCGTGGACAAGATCAATCCGCTTGTCACCATCACCGACATGAACCGTGACGGCATCGTGCAATTGGCCGAGATCGTGATGGATGGCGATATCGTGGTGCTGGCGACGCCCGAGATCGCCGGCCTGCCTTACGTGATTTCAGGACTGGTGGCGGCCGGCGGGCTGGCAGCCGCGTTGTCGACTGCCGACGGACTGCTTCTGACCATTTCGAATGCTCTGTCGCACGACATTTATTACAAGACGGTGGATCCGACGGCATCCACCCAGAAGCGTGTGACGATCTCGAAACTGCTGTTGCTGGTCGTGGCGCTGATCGCCGCCTATGCAGCTTCGCTGAAGCCCGGCGATATCCTGTCCATGGTGGGCGCTGCCTTCTCGCTTGCTTCATCCACCTTGTTCCCCGCCCTGGTTTTGGGCGTTTTCTGGAAACGGGCGAACCAGCAGGGTGCAATCGCCGGCATGCTGGTCGGGTTTGCCGTATGCGTGTATTACATGATCCGCACCTATCCGGCACTCGGCGGCTCATCCTTGAATCAGTGGTTCGGGATCGCCCCGATCTCCGCCGGCGTGTTCGGCGTGCCTGCCGGCTTCCTGGCTATCGCGCTGGCCAGCCTGTGCACCGCCGCACCGGACCGGCGCACCGAAGCCTTGGTCGACCATATCCGCTTGCCATAA
- a CDS encoding DUF4212 domain-containing protein, whose translation MDAQTVLYRRALYWRRVRRFTGVLIAIWFSMTFGLTFFARELSGFTILGWPFSFYMAGQGLTVLYLVIVAVYMQHMSRLDRLLDDEPADAE comes from the coding sequence ATGGATGCCCAGACCGTCTTGTATCGCCGCGCCCTGTATTGGCGCCGCGTGCGGCGTTTTACCGGCGTGCTGATTGCGATATGGTTTTCGATGACGTTCGGGTTGACTTTCTTCGCGCGCGAACTATCCGGCTTTACCATCCTGGGCTGGCCATTTTCCTTTTATATGGCAGGCCAGGGCTTGACGGTGTTGTACCTAGTGATTGTCGCCGTTTATATGCAACACATGAGCCGCCTCGACCGGCTGCTTGACGATGAGCCTGCCGATGCCGAATAA
- a CDS encoding sensor histidine kinase, which produces MSDTPREDGSPTASELSPLAAYDDVATQPEEHIQRSLFGEILDWMLVPLLLLWPMSIAITYLVAKSIANHPFDRALDDNVIVLAQQVKEVNGKVVPQLPGPARDILRADDIDNVFFQIIGPKGEFIDGDDDLPLPVDEERPPTGAVKLRNDTMRGTEVRVAYVYVDLRRSRNAPKAREPYVALVQVAETLDKRAQLANEIIKGVILPQFIILPIALALVWFALSRGLSPLAELQQRIRARRPDDLSPIESGQVPEEISPLVRSLNDLLERLSQSIEMQKRFIADAAHQMKTPLAGMRMQSELALRETRPDEIHRSLEQLSKSSETATRLVNQLLALARAENETPESKPLMPLELSELARNVVHDWVQQSFTQRIDLGFEQPGHPIMVTGNAVMLRELLSNLIDNALRYTPAGGSVTVRVRANVTEEQAILEVEDTGPGIPPAERGHVFERFYRILGSNVEGSGLGLSIVREIAQQHGATVEIYNNPHCHDPKRPGSLFRVILRMEQRPDFIEDIG; this is translated from the coding sequence ATGAGCGACACCCCGCGTGAGGATGGCAGCCCGACCGCTTCCGAACTGTCTCCGCTCGCGGCCTATGACGATGTTGCGACCCAACCGGAAGAGCATATACAGCGCTCTCTCTTCGGAGAAATCCTCGACTGGATGCTGGTACCGCTACTGTTGCTGTGGCCGATGAGCATTGCCATCACTTATCTCGTCGCCAAATCGATCGCCAACCATCCTTTCGACCGCGCGCTTGACGACAATGTGATCGTTCTCGCCCAGCAGGTAAAGGAAGTCAACGGCAAAGTGGTGCCGCAATTGCCGGGCCCCGCGCGCGATATCCTGCGCGCCGATGATATCGACAATGTCTTTTTTCAGATTATCGGTCCCAAGGGGGAATTCATCGACGGCGACGATGATCTGCCGCTGCCCGTCGATGAGGAACGACCGCCGACCGGTGCGGTGAAGCTGCGCAACGATACCATGCGCGGCACCGAGGTGCGGGTCGCCTATGTGTATGTCGATCTCAGGCGCTCGCGCAATGCGCCCAAGGCAAGAGAGCCGTATGTGGCACTGGTACAGGTGGCCGAAACGCTGGACAAGCGCGCCCAACTGGCCAATGAAATCATCAAGGGCGTGATCCTGCCGCAGTTCATCATCCTGCCCATCGCTTTGGCCCTGGTGTGGTTCGCACTGTCACGGGGCTTGTCGCCGCTGGCGGAACTGCAGCAACGCATCCGTGCCCGACGGCCGGATGATTTGAGTCCGATCGAATCAGGTCAGGTGCCGGAAGAAATTTCTCCGCTCGTGCGGTCGCTCAACGACTTGCTTGAGCGCCTATCGCAAAGCATAGAAATGCAGAAGCGCTTCATTGCCGACGCTGCGCATCAGATGAAGACGCCTCTGGCCGGCATGCGCATGCAATCCGAGCTGGCGTTGCGCGAAACCCGTCCGGATGAAATCCACCGCTCCCTCGAACAATTATCAAAAAGCTCGGAAACGGCGACACGCCTGGTCAATCAATTGCTGGCCCTGGCACGCGCGGAAAATGAGACACCGGAATCCAAACCGCTCATGCCGCTGGAACTGTCGGAACTGGCGCGCAATGTCGTGCACGATTGGGTGCAGCAATCCTTCACCCAGCGTATCGATCTCGGTTTCGAACAGCCCGGCCACCCGATCATGGTGACGGGGAACGCGGTAATGCTGCGCGAGTTGCTCAGTAATCTGATCGACAATGCGCTGCGGTACACCCCGGCAGGCGGCAGCGTCACGGTACGCGTGCGTGCCAACGTGACCGAAGAGCAGGCGATACTTGAAGTCGAGGACACCGGCCCAGGCATTCCACCGGCCGAGCGCGGCCACGTCTTCGAGCGTTTCTATCGCATCCTGGGCAGCAATGTCGAGGGCAGCGGCCTCGGTTTGTCGATCGTGCGCGAGATCGCCCAGCAGCACGGAGCGACGGTCGAAATCTATAACAACCCGCATTGCCATGATCCCAAGCGTCCGGGCAGCCTGTTCCGCGTCATCCTGCGCATGGAACAGCGGCCCGACTTCATCGAGGATATCGGCTGA
- a CDS encoding response regulator transcription factor, which yields MRILLAEDDSVLADGLTRSLRQSGYATDCVKNGLEADSALSTQDFDLLILDLGLPKMQGLEVLRRLRARNSHLPVLILTAGDSVEQRVKGLDLGADDFMAKPFALSELEARVRALTRRGAGGGPTVIKHGPLSYDQVGRIAYMNEQMLDLSARELGLLEVLLQRTGRLVSKEQLVDHLCEWGEEVSNNAIEVYVHRLRKKIELGGVRIATVRGLGYCLEKYSDAAAHGAPASS from the coding sequence ATGCGCATCCTTCTTGCCGAAGACGACAGTGTACTAGCCGATGGCCTCACTCGCTCCTTGCGGCAATCCGGGTATGCGACCGATTGCGTGAAAAACGGCCTGGAAGCGGATTCCGCACTCTCCACCCAAGATTTCGACTTGCTGATCCTGGATCTTGGCTTGCCGAAAATGCAGGGTCTGGAAGTGCTGCGCCGGCTGCGCGCACGTAATTCACACCTGCCGGTGCTCATTCTTACAGCCGGCGATTCGGTCGAACAGCGGGTAAAGGGACTGGACTTGGGTGCCGATGATTTCATGGCCAAGCCGTTTGCCTTGTCGGAACTCGAAGCACGGGTGCGCGCGCTGACGCGGCGCGGCGCCGGCGGCGGCCCTACGGTCATCAAGCATGGGCCGCTATCCTACGATCAGGTCGGACGTATCGCCTACATGAACGAGCAGATGCTGGACTTGTCGGCCCGCGAACTCGGCCTGCTGGAAGTGCTTTTGCAGCGCACCGGCCGCCTCGTATCGAAGGAACAGCTGGTCGACCACTTGTGCGAGTGGGGCGAAGAGGTCAGCAACAACGCCATCGAAGTGTATGTGCATCGCCTGCGCAAGAAGATCGAATTGGGCGGCGTACGGATCGCGACGGTGCGCGGCCTTGGTTATTGCCTTGAGAAATATTCCGATGCTGCGGCACATGGTGCGCCGGCATCAAGCTGA